The following coding sequences are from one Musa acuminata AAA Group cultivar baxijiao chromosome BXJ1-6, Cavendish_Baxijiao_AAA, whole genome shotgun sequence window:
- the LOC103988204 gene encoding protein SAR DEFICIENT 1-like translates to MAGRRLRGDSDESPPEQSEEKRMRRLPSFTTVIEEAAVANKLQTVRCALEPLLRRVVREEVERILIHSTRLSQSCFPKHNEAAEPSSLKLIFVNQPSRPIFTGGRIEDTENNPLQILVVDTKKSVGVPPSSLLPSPLRVELVALDGDFASGDEEDWTSHEFQSKIVRERAGKRPLLVGDVNVTLTDGVVLIPELCFTDNSSWTKSGKFKIGARTVPGSYTGPRIREAMTEPFKVKDHRGESYKKHHPPALGDEAWRLEKISKDGVFHRKLAANNINTVQDFLKLWHVDPDRLRQILGKGMSDRTWEATIGHAKECVVGDKLYLRRSPKCDLLLNPVCEVVAVVAGTAAFAPQQLNRAADRAYIHQLAREAYANWDHLEEYEGSSHATSMPQQQSLVI, encoded by the exons ATGGCGGGCAGACGGCTCCGGGGCGACTCCGACGAGAGCCCACCGGAGCAGTCGGAAGAAAAGAGGATGAGGCGTCTGCCTTCCTTCACAAC AGTGATAGAAGAAGCTGCGGTAGCAAACAAGTTGCAGACTGTGCGCTGCGCATTGGAGCCACTGCTTCGCAGAGTG GTCCGAGAAGAAGTGGAGAGAATACTCATCCACAGCACACGTTTATCTCAGAG CTGTTTCCCAAAGCATAATGAAGCTGCAGAGCCATCAAGCCTGAAACTCATCTTCGTGAACCAGCCATCACGGCCCATCTTCACTGGAGGCAGAATTGAAGACACCGAAAACAATCCACTGCAGATCCTCGTTGTCGATACGAAGAAGAGCGTGGGAGTTCCTCCGTCCTCCTTACTCCCATCACCTCTCAGAGTAGAACTCGTAGCACTGGATGGAGACTTTGCTTCCGGGGATGAGGAGGACTGGACCAGCCATGAGTTCCAAAGCAAGATAGTGAGAGAGAGAGCCGGGAAGAGGCCACTGCTCGTTGGAGATGTTAATGTCACGCTAACAGATGGAGTCGTGCTCATACCCGAGCTATGCTTCACTGATAATTCTAGCTGGACGAAGAGTGGCAAGTTCAAGATCGGTGCAAGAACTGTGCCCGGGAGCTACACCGGACCAAGGATTAGAGAAGCCATGACGGAGCCTTTCAAGGTTAAGGATCACAGAGGAGAAT CATACAAGAAGCATCATCCACCAGCTCTGGGCGACGAGGCATGGCGGCTGGAGAAGATCAGCAAGGACGGCGTGTTCCACAGGAAGCTCGCCGCCAACAACATCAACACGGTGCAGGACTTCTTGAAGCTGTGGCACGTCGACCCGGATCGCCTTCGCCAG ATTCTGGGAAAGGGGATGTCGGACCGGACGTGGGAGGCGACCATCGGGCACGCGAAGGAGTGCGTCGTGGGCGACAAGCTCTACCTGCGCCGCAGCCCCAAGTGCGACCTCCTCCTGAACCCAGTCTGCGAGGTGGTGGCCGTCGTTGCAGGCACCGCCGCGTTCGCCCCGCAGCAGCTCAACAGAGCTGCTGACAGA GCTTACATACACCAATTAGCGCGAGAAGCGTACGCAAACTGGGATCATTTGGAAGAGTACGAAGGATCATCTCATGCAACCAgtatgcctcagcaacaaagtttgGTAATATGA